The following are encoded in a window of Congzhengia minquanensis genomic DNA:
- a CDS encoding carbohydrate deacetylase, which yields MKTIINADDFGYSKTVNQAVAECFRRGVINRTTLMMNMPEAENAAALAEKNGFFHRVGLHINLTEGPAMSDECRQSELCDENGFLLGRFHVPIAARFFLNSDISRAIEAETRAQILKYIEMGFSLMHADSHNYTHTYFSVARVVNPLLSEYRFTSVRISRNIPPENISLLFRPYKFFYNKQILKLAAGGKKVYTTKYFGDVADFEAYVKTRTVDGDLELMTHPTFGQDGALLDTDKPMITKEWLFKHAITLS from the coding sequence ATGAAAACAATTATTAATGCAGACGATTTTGGATATTCAAAAACTGTCAACCAAGCGGTGGCAGAATGTTTTCGCCGCGGTGTGATTAACAGAACCACCCTCATGATGAACATGCCGGAGGCTGAAAATGCGGCAGCACTGGCAGAAAAAAACGGATTCTTTCACCGTGTGGGCCTGCACATAAATTTAACTGAGGGGCCTGCCATGTCAGATGAATGCAGGCAGTCGGAGCTGTGTGACGAGAACGGTTTTCTGCTGGGTAGGTTCCATGTGCCCATTGCCGCACGGTTTTTCTTAAACAGTGACATCAGTCGGGCCATTGAAGCGGAAACCCGCGCCCAGATTTTAAAATATATAGAAATGGGATTTTCCCTAATGCACGCGGATTCCCACAACTATACCCATACCTATTTCAGTGTTGCAAGGGTGGTGAACCCGCTGCTTTCCGAATACCGGTTTACATCGGTAAGAATCAGCCGGAACATTCCGCCGGAGAACATCTCGTTGTTGTTTCGACCGTATAAATTCTTCTACAATAAACAAATTTTAAAGCTGGCAGCGGGAGGAAAAAAGGTTTACACAACCAAATATTTCGGCGATGTGGCCGACTTTGAGGCGTATGTAAAAACAAGAACGGTAGACGGCGACTTAGAACTGATGACGCACCCGACCTTTGGGCAAGACGGCGCGCTTTTGGACACTGACAAGCCCATGATAACGAAAGAATGGCTTTTCAAACATGCCATTACGCTTTCATAA
- a CDS encoding glycosyltransferase family 2 protein produces the protein MNKVSIIVPVFNVALYLERCVQSLLRQNYPNYELILIDDCSTDGSGEMCDSLAGKNDKIRVIHHSQNAGLSAARNSGIDAVCGDFITFVDSDDFVKEDFLLKMMELASEFDAQLVQCGYEKGSADCFSERQNLVKTQSFMAKEALCGYRIKSQACCKLYKKELFDGIRFPVGLIHEDEYVTYKLVYRSKTVAVTTDELYYYYQRPNSIMGNVTNVSAQYNRRNDWILAYVERITFFEKENEPQLVYRTYEKICIDIILRYAEMMRVKSEINENRRKSYHRNFKCCYPLALKKEHIPLKRKLFYTMFRYVPKLTGRIAAQLKLRG, from the coding sequence TTGAACAAAGTCAGCATAATCGTTCCAGTTTTTAACGTGGCGCTCTATTTAGAGCGGTGCGTTCAATCCCTTTTGCGTCAAAACTATCCCAACTATGAGCTTATTTTAATTGACGACTGTTCAACCGATGGCAGCGGTGAGATGTGCGACAGTTTGGCAGGAAAAAACGATAAAATAAGAGTGATTCACCACAGTCAGAACGCAGGACTTTCTGCGGCAAGAAACAGCGGGATAGACGCGGTTTGCGGAGACTTTATTACGTTTGTGGATTCCGACGACTTTGTAAAAGAAGATTTTTTGTTAAAAATGATGGAGCTTGCATCAGAGTTTGATGCTCAGCTCGTTCAGTGCGGCTATGAAAAGGGAAGCGCAGACTGTTTTTCAGAACGGCAAAACTTGGTAAAGACGCAAAGCTTCATGGCAAAAGAGGCCCTGTGCGGCTACCGGATCAAATCTCAGGCGTGCTGCAAACTTTATAAAAAAGAGCTGTTTGACGGAATACGGTTTCCTGTGGGGCTGATTCACGAGGACGAATATGTTACATATAAACTGGTGTACCGGAGTAAAACAGTGGCCGTCACGACGGACGAATTGTATTACTACTATCAGCGGCCCAACAGCATTATGGGGAACGTGACAAACGTTTCTGCCCAGTATAACCGAAGAAATGACTGGATTTTGGCCTACGTTGAGCGCATTACGTTTTTTGAAAAGGAAAATGAGCCCCAGCTTGTTTACAGAACCTATGAAAAGATTTGCATCGACATTATTTTAAGATATGCAGAAATGATGCGCGTGAAAAGTGAAATTAACGAGAACAGGCGTAAAAGCTATCACCGAAATTTTAAGTGCTGTTATCCCTTAGCGCTAAAAAAAGAACACATACCGCTGAAACGAAAGCTGTTTTACACCATGTTCCGTTATGTTCCAAAACTAACTGGCCGTATTGCGGCGCAATTAAAGCTAAGGGGCTAA
- a CDS encoding metallophosphoesterase has translation MAQRTIVIRTWIVVVFSIFLVCLIVFFCNLMNNRHVRLTKYRFASEDLPKEFDGFKVMVISDYHNSRFYDQIGDYMKQTEPDLILLTGDLTELPDNKINNLEKLIERVPENTQVMAVSGNHESESTRYDYIVHTLREWNVQVLENEATDVWRGDQHIKIIGLKDPGNATRKIGESKIEEMKWFVNGCLYDDADCFSILACHRANLYPFFKDLNTNLMLSGHLHGGIVRLPGLGGMVGENMELHPDYTYGEYDEGHTKMIVSRGCDYNLLKMRVFNGPEVLLVTLRSER, from the coding sequence ATGGCGCAGAGAACTATTGTAATCAGAACATGGATAGTGGTGGTGTTTAGCATTTTTTTGGTGTGCCTCATTGTGTTTTTCTGTAACCTGATGAACAATCGGCACGTCCGTTTAACAAAATACCGGTTTGCGTCGGAGGATCTACCAAAGGAATTTGACGGGTTTAAAGTTATGGTAATTTCAGATTACCATAACTCTCGTTTTTACGACCAAATTGGCGACTACATGAAGCAGACGGAGCCAGATCTAATTTTATTGACTGGGGATTTAACCGAGCTTCCTGACAACAAAATTAACAACTTGGAAAAGCTGATAGAGCGCGTGCCGGAAAATACTCAGGTGATGGCCGTGAGCGGCAACCACGAGTCGGAAAGCACGCGGTATGATTATATTGTTCACACCTTAAGGGAGTGGAATGTTCAGGTATTGGAAAACGAGGCAACGGACGTTTGGCGCGGAGATCAGCACATTAAAATTATCGGATTAAAAGACCCCGGCAATGCCACACGAAAAATAGGGGAATCGAAGATTGAAGAAATGAAGTGGTTTGTGAACGGCTGTTTGTATGATGATGCGGACTGTTTTTCCATTTTGGCCTGCCACCGTGCAAACCTTTACCCATTCTTCAAAGATTTAAACACGAATTTAATGCTGTCCGGCCATTTGCACGGCGGCATTGTGCGGCTGCCCGGACTGGGCGGCATGGTGGGGGAGAACATGGAACTGCACCCGGACTATACCTATGGGGAATATGACGAAGGGCACACGAAAATGATTGTCAGCCGGGGATGTGACTATAATTTATTGAAGATGAGAGTATTTAACGGCCCTGAGGTGTTGCTTGTGACCCTAAGGAGCGAAAGATAA
- a CDS encoding EAL domain-containing protein, translated as MGAVNILEFIKIIRKYFRKILIFVCLIGIATYFVASGMQSYTCTLDLKFKNSGAEEGLAPNGDKLNVFDIMSPVVVADALDHLDIDNNLTVEKVRSNMSISEVITAQDTDIKESAAAKGEKYEVIPDEYIIKYEYGAGLGEEFGGMMFDRIVSAYDNWYVSQYYNKEKISDFLGVIDYKNMEYMDLCEVIQNNLDIITDYLDSMAGGDEEFRSLKTGYSFSELSQMYQNLKDIDYGKYYANVRVGLLSRDKEMLIKSYENKIRQLATERDVNYEKSQMYKREVTSFYDAYKASSLYAQAAGTQAKIGATNEKDEMIYDFNLEKVINTYDDIVLNYTNTGTTSTNMGRQTDFYQQVIDEYKNDSVPPETKEELLKVNESILQELAEKVKDYAVVANQTLEDYYDKIVTNDIEYVASASVESNLPVSLILIIALIVSLAAGCIFAIIYEFLGPKANRHGKEENAKPSDIEPSENGPLPEPESREEQLLCQQANNHFNEFYLVYQPIVERDGSCRRSEVYVRWNSKELGEVSGMKFFAMAEKLKLERQLNAWLINKVVDQIHEFDKAGFADHIMNINCEANELKDSDFEEVLKDILEVNKAVAKRICVEVMGSDSSSIAYSSAVLRDLGAQVCVDRYDAVNNIKIIKALKPDCIKLDILSSMEREGGGESNLTLAIKFRDIINQCRESGVKTIITRVETETQKNLSDLIGADCQEGYLYAKPKPVIEHIQDLKECNNAKG; from the coding sequence ATGGGCGCTGTTAATATATTAGAATTTATAAAAATAATTCGGAAGTATTTCAGGAAGATTTTAATTTTCGTCTGCTTAATTGGAATTGCTACATATTTTGTCGCCTCCGGTATGCAGTCTTATACCTGCACGCTGGATTTAAAATTTAAAAACAGCGGGGCGGAAGAGGGCTTAGCGCCCAACGGCGATAAGCTGAACGTATTTGATATTATGAGTCCGGTGGTTGTGGCGGACGCTTTAGACCATTTAGACATTGACAACAACCTTACGGTCGAAAAGGTCAGAAGTAATATGTCTATTTCCGAGGTCATCACGGCACAGGACACTGACATTAAAGAATCTGCCGCAGCAAAGGGCGAAAAATATGAAGTTATTCCGGATGAATATATCATTAAATATGAATATGGCGCGGGTTTAGGTGAAGAATTCGGAGGCATGATGTTCGACAGAATTGTTTCCGCATATGACAACTGGTATGTGAGTCAGTATTATAACAAGGAAAAAATTTCCGACTTTTTAGGCGTTATTGACTACAAGAACATGGAATATATGGATTTGTGCGAGGTAATTCAAAATAATCTGGACATCATCACCGATTATTTGGACTCAATGGCTGGCGGCGACGAGGAGTTCCGGTCTTTGAAGACGGGCTATTCCTTTTCAGAGCTTTCACAGATGTACCAAAATTTAAAAGATATTGATTATGGTAAATATTATGCCAACGTGCGGGTTGGCCTGCTCAGCCGCGACAAAGAAATGCTTATCAAAAGCTATGAGAACAAAATCAGGCAGCTGGCAACAGAACGCGACGTAAACTATGAAAAGTCGCAAATGTATAAGCGTGAGGTTACGTCCTTTTATGACGCATATAAAGCTTCAAGCCTTTACGCTCAGGCCGCAGGAACCCAGGCAAAAATTGGGGCGACCAATGAAAAGGACGAAATGATTTACGACTTTAATTTAGAAAAGGTAATTAACACCTATGACGATATTGTTCTAAATTACACAAACACCGGCACAACGTCCACCAATATGGGACGTCAGACGGACTTTTATCAGCAGGTGATTGACGAATATAAAAACGACTCTGTGCCGCCGGAAACAAAAGAAGAACTGCTTAAAGTGAACGAAAGCATTTTGCAGGAATTGGCTGAAAAAGTAAAGGATTATGCGGTGGTTGCAAACCAGACGCTGGAAGACTATTACGACAAAATTGTAACCAACGATATAGAATATGTCGCCTCCGCGTCAGTTGAATCGAATTTGCCGGTTTCTTTGATTTTAATTATCGCGCTGATTGTATCTTTGGCGGCAGGCTGTATTTTTGCCATTATTTACGAGTTCTTGGGGCCTAAAGCCAATCGGCATGGAAAAGAGGAGAATGCAAAACCTTCTGACATAGAACCGTCTGAAAATGGGCCTCTACCGGAACCGGAATCGCGGGAAGAGCAGCTTTTGTGTCAGCAGGCAAACAACCATTTCAACGAATTTTATCTGGTATACCAGCCCATTGTTGAGCGGGATGGCTCCTGTCGCCGCTCTGAGGTTTATGTGAGATGGAACAGCAAAGAGCTTGGCGAAGTTTCGGGCATGAAGTTCTTTGCCATGGCTGAAAAACTGAAGCTTGAGCGGCAGCTAAATGCATGGCTGATTAACAAGGTTGTGGACCAAATTCATGAGTTTGACAAGGCCGGATTTGCAGACCATATAATGAACATTAACTGTGAAGCTAACGAATTGAAAGACAGCGACTTTGAAGAGGTTTTGAAAGATATTTTAGAGGTGAACAAAGCGGTTGCAAAGCGGATTTGTGTAGAGGTTATGGGAAGCGATTCTTCCTCTATTGCATACTCTTCGGCAGTATTGCGGGATTTGGGCGCACAGGTGTGCGTTGACCGCTACGACGCAGTGAACAACATTAAAATTATTAAGGCCTTAAAGCCAGACTGTATTAAGCTGGATATCCTGTCCAGTATGGAGCGCGAAGGCGGTGGAGAAAGCAACCTCACTTTGGCGATTAAGTTCCGCGACATTATTAACCAATGTCGGGAATCCGGCGTAAAAACCATTATCACCAGGGTAGAAACAGAAACGCAGAAAAATTTGTCGGACTTAATCGGTGCAGATTGCCAGGAGGGCTATCTGTATGCCAAACCAAAGCCGGTGATAGAACACATACAGGATTTGAAAGAATGTAACAACGCGAAAGGTTAA
- a CDS encoding sugar transferase, which yields MRKNNLDRERHIRFLIDSCIILLGACALGVVFDQYYWHNAISHVHILYNCLFYLVCMMGFLYVFEEYTHILISRQEKKVTFILSGIYTGIIWIAAGLIVYRNTQMLLFQLVTVAVTVILLEFYNLMIHDWLRKGTKKEKPRLLVLESTTDDTSRLRRIKYGAQLGFDSWYEQIDTDDLSIIQQYINVKFKEYDAICILDNVSDDAYRLFCDAAYQMGKELYIVPKLSTVNYKTSKLVRFDDILTFHMRSDNMSTVNRFLKRSLDLIFVLVALIFAAIPMGIVAIAIKTTSPGPVLYKQVRLTKNKREFEIYKFRTMVQDAEKLSGPVFAVKEDPRITKVGRVLRAMRLDELPQLFNILKGEMSVVGPRPERPFFVEQFEKEFDNYDLRFAVKAGLTSLSHIYGKYSTHIQDRTCYDLLYVSNYSIFLDIKIILLTSRTMFIKDMAEGEDTALYDTKTGVSA from the coding sequence ATGCGCAAAAATAATTTAGACCGCGAGCGGCATATTCGATTTTTAATAGACTCATGCATTATTCTGCTGGGTGCATGTGCTTTAGGCGTTGTGTTCGACCAGTATTATTGGCACAATGCCATCAGCCATGTGCATATTTTATACAACTGTCTGTTCTATTTGGTGTGTATGATGGGGTTTTTATATGTGTTTGAGGAATATACACATATTTTAATCAGCCGCCAGGAAAAAAAGGTGACGTTTATCCTGTCAGGCATTTACACCGGCATTATATGGATTGCCGCCGGCCTGATTGTTTACCGGAATACACAAATGCTGCTGTTTCAGCTTGTTACGGTGGCGGTAACGGTAATTTTGTTGGAATTTTATAATCTGATGATTCATGATTGGCTTCGCAAAGGTACAAAAAAGGAAAAGCCCAGGCTCTTAGTGCTGGAGAGCACCACAGATGACACAAGCCGTTTAAGGCGAATTAAATATGGTGCACAGCTTGGTTTCGACTCGTGGTATGAACAGATTGACACCGATGATTTAAGCATTATTCAGCAGTATATTAACGTAAAATTTAAAGAGTATGACGCAATTTGCATTTTAGACAACGTGTCGGACGACGCATACAGGCTGTTCTGTGACGCGGCCTATCAGATGGGGAAAGAACTGTATATTGTGCCGAAGCTATCGACCGTTAACTATAAAACCTCGAAGCTGGTGCGCTTTGACGATATTTTAACCTTTCACATGAGAAGCGACAACATGAGCACAGTAAACCGTTTTCTAAAACGCTCCCTTGACCTTATTTTTGTCCTTGTTGCTTTAATTTTTGCAGCAATCCCTATGGGAATTGTTGCAATCGCCATTAAAACAACTTCTCCCGGGCCGGTGCTTTACAAACAGGTTCGGCTAACGAAAAACAAACGGGAATTTGAAATTTATAAATTCAGAACCATGGTGCAGGATGCTGAGAAACTAAGCGGCCCGGTTTTTGCGGTGAAAGAGGATCCCAGAATTACGAAGGTGGGCAGAGTTCTGCGCGCCATGCGGCTCGACGAGCTCCCGCAGCTGTTTAATATTTTAAAAGGCGAAATGAGCGTTGTTGGCCCGCGGCCTGAGCGTCCCTTTTTTGTGGAACAGTTTGAAAAGGAGTTCGACAATTACGATCTGCGGTTTGCTGTGAAGGCAGGCCTTACGTCGCTGTCGCACATTTACGGGAAATATTCCACGCACATTCAGGACAGAACCTGCTACGACCTGCTTTATGTCAGCAACTATTCCATTTTTTTAGATATTAAAATAATTCTGTTAACCTCACGGACCATGTTTATTAAAGATATGGCGGAGGGCGAAGATACAGCATTGTATGACACAAAAACAGGCGTCAGCGCATGA
- a CDS encoding glycosyltransferase: MKQPAVTIIVAVYQAEKTIDRCLNSILNQTFSDWQAILVNDASSDGSLERLLSYAEHDRRFMVVSNDNNLGVAAARNRALDLAGGDYVAFLDADDWWDCDMLSTLLDCAQRYGAEIVQCKYQYNYANGGGYVPGSIFKLFTMLERKQFYKIYWRMMTGMKMNHVCMKLIKRDLVKDLRFDTKLKTGEDLAFCIRLIPKAARYVYIPAPMYHYYREKGNLTGSSLSFREKWNANRYISSMMIDNLKNWEMKNPFFVVVAWFRPYLLTVSKLFRTLKDTVYSKGVQGVEGNAQK; encoded by the coding sequence GTGAAGCAGCCAGCAGTTACGATTATTGTTGCCGTCTACCAGGCGGAGAAAACAATAGATAGGTGCTTAAACAGCATATTGAACCAGACATTTTCCGATTGGCAGGCAATTTTGGTGAACGATGCTTCAAGCGACGGCAGCTTGGAAAGGCTTTTAAGCTATGCAGAGCACGACAGGCGTTTTATGGTTGTTTCAAACGACAATAACTTAGGCGTTGCAGCTGCGAGGAACCGTGCTCTGGATTTGGCTGGCGGCGACTATGTTGCCTTTCTAGATGCGGATGACTGGTGGGACTGCGACATGCTTTCAACCCTTTTAGACTGTGCACAGCGGTACGGTGCAGAAATTGTGCAGTGTAAATACCAGTATAATTACGCTAACGGCGGTGGCTATGTTCCAGGCAGCATTTTTAAGCTGTTTACCATGCTGGAGCGGAAGCAGTTTTATAAAATTTACTGGCGCATGATGACCGGCATGAAAATGAATCATGTGTGCATGAAGCTGATAAAGCGGGATTTGGTGAAAGACCTTCGGTTCGACACAAAACTGAAAACCGGGGAGGATTTGGCTTTTTGCATCAGGCTGATACCAAAGGCCGCACGATATGTGTATATTCCTGCCCCTATGTACCACTACTATCGCGAAAAGGGGAACTTAACCGGCAGCAGTCTATCTTTCAGGGAAAAATGGAACGCCAACCGATACATATCCTCAATGATGATTGACAATTTAAAAAACTGGGAAATGAAAAATCCGTTTTTTGTTGTAGTGGCGTGGTTTCGGCCTTATCTGCTCACCGTGTCAAAACTTTTTCGGACATTGAAGGATACTGTATATTCAAAAGGTGTTCAAGGGGTGGAAGGAAATGCGCAAAAATAA
- a CDS encoding CarD family transcriptional regulator, whose amino-acid sequence MQKNEMVMHPSQGVCKITDIRKESFQDAEPKLYYVMTPIYGTAGTTIFLPVDNEKVRLRKVMSKQEIHDLICEIKNKPGSSWISDSKERQKHFSQVLKQGSHTEVMRMIAAIWSKQKELAGQGKKLHVCDEKIMENAENLIHQEFAYTLDIQIKDVAPFIAGEIDPEVLDGETCVKS is encoded by the coding sequence GTGCAAAAAAATGAAATGGTCATGCACCCCAGCCAGGGTGTTTGCAAAATTACAGACATCAGAAAAGAATCCTTTCAGGACGCGGAACCGAAACTTTATTACGTAATGACCCCAATTTACGGAACCGCCGGAACCACAATTTTTCTGCCTGTTGACAATGAAAAGGTAAGGCTTAGAAAAGTAATGTCCAAACAAGAGATTCACGATCTGATTTGCGAAATTAAAAACAAGCCCGGCAGCAGCTGGATTTCAGACAGCAAAGAGCGCCAGAAGCATTTTTCTCAGGTTCTGAAGCAAGGCTCCCACACCGAGGTAATGCGTATGATTGCGGCGATTTGGAGTAAGCAAAAGGAGCTTGCAGGTCAGGGCAAGAAGCTGCATGTGTGTGATGAAAAAATTATGGAAAACGCCGAAAATTTGATACATCAGGAGTTTGCCTACACGCTGGACATTCAGATAAAAGACGTAGCGCCATTTATTGCAGGGGAAATTGACCCGGAGGTTTTGGATGGAGAAACGTGTGTAAAAAGTTAA
- a CDS encoding lactonase family protein produces MHNIYIADCVHDGGVYTYRLHSDGTAELLLKTPADRPMYLAKKNGKLYVLLREPFCGNVSGLAVYETDQTGKPHTCIATVPVHGVCGCHLCVTEEEQVYVANYLSGNVVHLPKTVVTHTDKCGPNEVRQDMPHTHYVGQSPDNTYILATDLGQDSITVYDSELNEVSTAYVPAGSGARHLAFSEDGKKLFCVNELASSVSAFAYENGKLSLLDTANILPEDFTGQNTAAAIRVRGEFIYASNRGHNSIACLTFHNGKLKLLNLTPCGGRGPRDFNLFDNFLVCTNEDSGNVTFFQVDGEKLVKLETELQLNSPLCVIG; encoded by the coding sequence ATGCATAATATTTACATTGCAGACTGTGTTCATGACGGAGGCGTATATACTTATCGGCTCCATTCTGACGGCACAGCGGAGCTTCTGTTAAAAACGCCTGCCGATAGGCCCATGTATCTTGCAAAAAAGAACGGAAAGCTATATGTTTTGCTGCGGGAGCCGTTTTGCGGAAATGTCAGCGGACTTGCGGTTTATGAAACTGACCAGACGGGAAAACCGCATACCTGCATTGCCACTGTACCGGTTCACGGCGTTTGCGGCTGCCATCTGTGCGTGACTGAGGAGGAACAGGTTTATGTGGCAAACTACCTTTCGGGAAATGTTGTTCATCTTCCCAAAACGGTGGTAACCCACACAGACAAATGCGGGCCAAATGAGGTGCGGCAGGACATGCCGCACACCCATTATGTAGGGCAGTCGCCGGACAACACATATATTCTTGCAACCGATTTGGGTCAGGATTCCATCACGGTTTACGACAGTGAGCTAAACGAGGTGTCGACCGCCTATGTCCCGGCCGGTAGCGGTGCGCGCCATCTGGCATTTTCTGAAGATGGGAAAAAGCTTTTTTGTGTGAACGAACTTGCGTCGTCTGTTTCGGCTTTTGCCTACGAAAACGGCAAGCTTTCGCTTTTAGATACGGCGAATATCTTGCCGGAAGACTTTACAGGTCAAAACACCGCGGCGGCAATTCGGGTGCGGGGCGAGTTTATCTACGCTTCTAACCGGGGCCACAATTCCATTGCGTGTTTAACCTTTCATAATGGGAAGCTAAAGCTTTTAAACCTTACGCCCTGCGGCGGCAGAGGCCCCCGGGATTTTAACCTGTTTGACAATTTTTTGGTCTGCACCAATGAAGACAGCGGAAACGTGACTTTTTTTCAGGTAGACGGCGAAAAATTGGTGAAGCTTGAGACTGAACTACAGTTGAATAGCCCGTTGTGCGTGATTGGTTGA
- a CDS encoding ATP-binding protein translates to MVIGTYMLGTLRTYLLDQKKLEVLTRANVIASVQIDGFDEQVIEKKMETMPIEVGFRAMILDSQSRVYYDSYSEGSYEGKLFIYSPVTEVLLSGKDSAGFYEEKGKWNIEAAVPIIRNAKTVGAVLVTANGDSIDGIVEHISQAILIFGAVLVLFVIIFGTSMASVLTMPVEKMTRFIKNMPKDKLQKCEVSSKDEIGELVTAFNELIDRVAELEEKRRAFVSDASHELKTPLSIIKLLSDSLIQTENPDPQFLREFLTDMNEEVERLTRIIQRLLDLTKMDQSHTNMNVEVVSVTALAGEVCEKLKPLAENKQINFIYTRPDDDLMMPIDRDSMTEAIYNIADNSIKYTENGGTVKLELLRDLGNILIRISDSGIGIPKEEIQKIFDRFYRVDKARARDTGGTGLGLSIAMDAVKLHGGYIEVSSEEEKGSTFTIVLPFESGTPAAPEDALIQESVTDGGGDGHA, encoded by the coding sequence GTGGTAATCGGAACGTATATGCTGGGGACGTTAAGAACTTATTTGTTAGACCAGAAAAAGCTGGAGGTTTTAACCCGGGCAAACGTAATTGCTAGCGTTCAGATAGACGGGTTTGACGAGCAGGTAATTGAGAAAAAAATGGAGACCATGCCCATTGAGGTGGGGTTCCGCGCCATGATTTTAGACAGCCAGAGCAGGGTTTACTACGACTCTTACAGCGAGGGGAGCTACGAGGGTAAGCTTTTCATCTATTCTCCGGTGACCGAGGTGCTGTTAAGCGGCAAGGACAGTGCGGGGTTCTATGAAGAAAAAGGAAAGTGGAACATTGAGGCCGCTGTGCCCATTATCCGCAATGCTAAAACCGTTGGTGCGGTTTTGGTTACGGCAAATGGCGACAGCATCGACGGCATTGTGGAGCATATCAGCCAGGCTATTTTAATTTTCGGCGCCGTGCTGGTGCTGTTTGTCATCATTTTCGGAACGTCTATGGCCAGCGTTTTAACCATGCCGGTGGAAAAGATGACGCGGTTTATCAAAAACATGCCGAAGGACAAGCTGCAAAAGTGCGAAGTCAGCAGCAAAGACGAAATCGGTGAGCTGGTGACTGCGTTTAATGAACTGATTGACCGGGTAGCCGAGCTGGAGGAAAAACGGCGGGCCTTTGTGTCCGATGCGTCCCACGAGCTGAAAACCCCGCTTTCTATCATCAAGCTGTTGTCAGACTCTCTGATTCAGACAGAAAATCCAGACCCTCAGTTCCTGCGGGAGTTCTTAACGGACATGAATGAGGAAGTGGAGCGGTTGACGCGCATTATTCAAAGACTGTTAGACCTGACCAAAATGGATCAGAGCCACACGAACATGAATGTGGAGGTTGTGTCTGTCACGGCGCTTGCTGGCGAGGTGTGTGAAAAGTTAAAACCTTTGGCGGAAAACAAGCAAATTAACTTCATCTACACGCGGCCGGACGATGATTTAATGATGCCGATAGACCGCGACAGCATGACAGAAGCAATTTATAACATTGCGGACAACTCCATTAAATATACAGAAAACGGCGGTACGGTGAAATTAGAGCTGCTGCGCGACTTAGGAAACATTTTAATTCGCATATCCGATTCGGGAATTGGAATTCCAAAAGAAGAAATTCAAAAGATTTTCGACCGGTTCTACCGCGTGGACAAGGCGCGTGCCAGGGACACTGGCGGCACGGGGCTGGGGCTTTCCATCGCAATGGATGCCGTAAAACTGCACGGCGGTTACATTGAGGTGTCCAGTGAGGAGGAGAAGGGCAGCACTTTCACCATTGTGCTTCCCTTTGAATCTGGAACGCCGGCTGCACCGGAGGATGCGCTTATACAGGAATCTGTAACCGACGGCGGGGGGGACGGCCATGCATAA
- a CDS encoding response regulator transcription factor, translated as MLKILIVDDEKLLVKGIKYNFEQDGYTVVCAYDGEEAIKAAYDKSIDLIILDLMLPKVDGYSVCQKVREFSNVPIIMLTAKNEDMDKILGLEYGADDYLTKPFNILELKARVKAVLRRMTPADGVDRQESTITVGSVTLDYNLRRVTIGEKIIELTAKEFDLIDLFVCNAGKVYSRENLLDIVWGYDYPGDVRTVDVHVRRLREKIEPNPAEPRFIHTKWGVGYYFKEV; from the coding sequence ATTTTGAAAATTCTAATCGTTGATGATGAAAAGCTGTTGGTGAAAGGCATTAAATATAACTTTGAGCAGGACGGTTACACGGTTGTTTGCGCATATGACGGCGAGGAAGCAATTAAGGCGGCGTATGACAAAAGCATTGACCTGATTATTTTGGACCTGATGCTGCCTAAGGTTGACGGCTATTCCGTCTGCCAGAAAGTGCGCGAGTTTTCAAATGTACCGATTATCATGCTAACGGCAAAAAATGAGGATATGGACAAGATTTTGGGCCTGGAATACGGCGCTGACGACTATCTGACAAAACCGTTTAATATTTTGGAGCTAAAGGCCCGCGTTAAAGCTGTTTTGCGCCGCATGACGCCGGCAGACGGTGTTGACAGGCAGGAATCTACCATCACGGTAGGCAGTGTAACGCTTGACTATAACCTGCGCCGGGTAACAATTGGAGAAAAAATTATTGAGCTGACGGCAAAAGAATTTGATTTAATCGACCTGTTCGTGTGCAACGCTGGCAAGGTATATTCCAGGGAAAATCTCTTGGACATTGTTTGGGGATATGACTATCCAGGCGACGTGAGAACGGTGGACGTCCATGTGCGAAGGCTCAGGGAAAAAATTGAGCCAAATCCTGCCGAGCCCCGTTTTATCCACACAAAATGGGGGGTAGGTTACTATTTTAAAGAAGTTTAA